In Neorhizobium galegae, the following proteins share a genomic window:
- the nagZ gene encoding beta-N-acetylhexosaminidase: MSESKAMILGSSGPTLTVDEVALYRDERPWGFILFARNCVEPAQITDLVASMRDAIGRPDAPVLIDQEGGRVQRIRPPMIERYPSAAVLGELYRRDREKGLRAAWLMSRLHAFDLMKFGINVDCLPVLDVPIEGASNVIGDRAYGFDPKTVAEMGQAAADGLKAGGMLPVMKHMPGHGRGMADSHHELPVVTVSRADLEAHDFLPFVAMKDELMAMSAHIVFTAIDPDEPATISRKVIDEIIRGHIGFDGLLMSDDTSMNALKGTIGERAARIVGGGCDIVLHCNGVMDEMKAVVKEAIPLGGKALRRAKAVEAAFGRGDGLSEEAVRAEFQGLLAVS; the protein is encoded by the coding sequence ATGAGCGAATCAAAAGCAATGATCCTGGGCTCCAGCGGCCCGACCCTCACCGTGGACGAAGTGGCGCTTTACCGGGATGAACGGCCCTGGGGCTTCATCCTGTTTGCCCGCAATTGCGTCGAGCCGGCGCAGATCACCGATCTCGTCGCGTCCATGCGCGATGCCATCGGCCGGCCGGATGCGCCGGTGCTGATCGACCAGGAGGGCGGCCGCGTCCAGCGCATCCGTCCGCCGATGATCGAGCGTTATCCCTCGGCCGCCGTGCTCGGCGAGCTTTACCGCCGGGATCGCGAAAAGGGCCTGCGGGCGGCTTGGCTGATGTCGCGCCTGCATGCCTTCGACCTGATGAAATTCGGCATCAATGTCGATTGCCTGCCAGTGCTTGACGTGCCGATCGAGGGGGCGAGCAACGTTATCGGCGATCGCGCCTATGGATTCGATCCGAAGACGGTTGCCGAAATGGGCCAGGCCGCCGCTGACGGCCTCAAGGCGGGCGGCATGCTGCCGGTCATGAAGCACATGCCGGGCCACGGCCGCGGCATGGCCGACAGCCATCACGAACTGCCGGTGGTCACCGTCTCGCGCGCAGATCTGGAAGCGCATGACTTCCTGCCTTTCGTCGCCATGAAGGACGAGCTGATGGCGATGAGCGCCCATATCGTCTTCACCGCCATCGACCCGGACGAGCCGGCGACCATTTCGCGCAAGGTGATCGACGAAATCATCCGCGGCCATATCGGCTTCGACGGGCTGTTGATGTCCGACGACACGTCGATGAACGCCCTGAAGGGCACGATCGGTGAGCGCGCGGCGAGAATCGTTGGGGGCGGCTGCGATATTGTCTTGCATTGCAACGGCGTGATGGACGAAATGAAGGCCGTCGTGAAGGAAGCGATACCGCTTGGCGGGAAAGCGTTGCGGCGTGCGAAGGCGGTGGAAGCGGCCTTTGGCCGGGGCGACGGCTTGAGCGAGGAGGCGGTCCGCGCGGAGTTCCAGGGTCTTCTCGCCGTCTCCTGA